One region of Octopus sinensis linkage group LG30, ASM634580v1, whole genome shotgun sequence genomic DNA includes:
- the LOC115226404 gene encoding protein krueppel-like, with protein sequence MADGKIVVEINIGLKNTLGRRSLRLAMGVNPHLLCTLTNHKGIHTGEKPHSCSICGKSFSLRHHLTEHKNIHSGEKPYHCDICYKSFYQIRTLTNHKRLHTDGKTYHCGICGNS encoded by the exons ATGGCTGATGGAAAAATAGTGGTAGAAATAAATATTGGATTGAAAAATACTTTGGGTAGAAGAAGTCTGAGGCTGGCCATGGGAGTGAACCCACATCTCCT ttgtaCCTTAACTAACCACAAaggtattcatacaggtgaaaaaccccACAGCTGTagcatttgtggtaaatcattctcactaAGACATCACTTAACTGAACACAAGAatattcattcaggagagaaaccatatcattgtgatatctgttaTAAATCATTTTATCAGATTCGTACcttaactaatcacaaacgtcTTCATACAGATGGGAAAACATATCACTgtggtatctgtg
- the LOC115226290 gene encoding zinc finger protein 91-like, which produces MSDEAGESSYPCDICKKSFSQKGNLVKHKRIHTGEKPYHCDICGKSFSGSSDLTKHRHIHTGEKPYQCDVCGKSYTQKGNLSTHKRVHTGERPYDCDVCGKSFSLNHHLIEHKRIHTGERPYHCSNCGKSFTQSGKLTTHKCFRAGEKPYHCDMCGKSFARISTLSKHRCAHTEEKPYHCDICGKSFSRNDKVTLHKRVHTGEKPYHCGVCGKSFSGSSNLTKHKRFHTGEKPYSCDICDKVFSQSSDLSTHKRIHTGEKPYHCNICDKSFSGSSNLSRHIRIHTGEKPYDCDICGKLFSRNGDLTKHKRIHRGEKPYSCDICGKSFSCSSDLTKHKRIHTGEKPYNCDICDKSFSGSSNLNKHRRIHTGEKPHHCDICGKSFSGSSNLTIHQRIHTGEKPYHCDICDKSFSKSSNLIAHVAIHTEECSNIQRRLKGKLAFAYGKYTVENIKDEIPYCNHTRSPTFDTFWRITMESVNCLDTSYTNDFNDSDRVTKADTDEELLHVETLTKQRSLEGNVTKHRCEICKKIFPSEHECFVHKETHNKETPFQCKICGKYFVSNCNLINHRRRHSGQKPFFCRICGKSFVSSSDLTKHKRIHTGEKPYNCKICGKSFIQSSHLAVHKRIHTGQRQFSCEMCGKSFVSNSNLYRHKMTHVTETPFRCEMCGKSFSDNSTLVIHKRSHTGEKPFPCETCGKSFITNGHLTSHRRVHTGEKPFRCETCGKSFTTNNNLKTHKIIHSGEKSFHCDICGKSFINNSNLIIHKRSHTGEKPYRCDVCHKAFVSNSVLNKHKLLHSGQKPFHCKICGKSFCDIYSLGSHQRVHTGEKPYQCDICGKSFSDGSNLVVHRRLHTGEKPFFCETCGKSFTDNSNLVTHIRSHTGEKPFNCETCGRSFVSNGDLTKHVRTHTGEKPFHCRICGKSFVRNSGLVIHNRRHTGEKPFHCELCEKSFVHNSYLNRHKQIHT; this is translated from the exons ATGTCGGATGAGGCTGGAGAATCATCATACCcgtgtgatatctgtaaaaagtcattctctcaaaaaggtaaCCTTGTTAagcacaaacgtatccatacaggagagaagccatatcactgtgatatctgcggtaagtCCTTCTCTGGAAGCAGTGACTTAACTAAGCACAGgcatatccatacaggagagaagccttaccagtgtgatgtctgtggtaaatcgtaCACTCAGAAAGGTAACCTAAGTACGCACAAACgagttcatacaggtgagagacCGTAcgactgtgatgtctgtggtaaatcattctctctgaaTCACCACTTGATtgaacacaaacgcattcataccgGAGAGAGACCGTATCATTGCAGTAACTGTGGCAAGTCGTTCACCCAGAGTGGGAAATTAACTACACACAAATGCTTCCGtgcgggagagaagccatatcattgtgatatgtgTGGCAAGTCGTTTGCTCGTATAAGTACCTTAAGTAAACACAGGTGTGCACATACagaagagaagccatatcactgtgatatctgtggtaaatcgttctctcgaAATGATAAAGTAACTTTgcataaacgtgttcatacaggagagaagccatatcactgtggaGTCTGTGGCAAGTCATTCTCTGGAAGTAGTAACCTGACTAAACATAAGCgttttcatacaggagagaagccgtataGCTGTGATATCTGCGATAAAGTGTTCTCTCAAAGTAGTGACTTAAgtactcataaacgtattcacacaggagagaaaccatatcactgtaatatctgtgacaaatcattctctggaagcaGTAACTTGAGTAGGCACATAcgcattcatacgggagagaagccgtatgattgcgatatctgtggtaaattattctctcgaAACGgagacttaactaaacacaaacgtatacatagaggagaaaaaccatacagctgtgatatttgtggtaaatcattttcttgtaGCAGTGACTTAACCAAACACAAACGAATCCACACAGGCGAAAAACCATATAACTGTGATATCTGCGACAAATCTTTCTCTGGAAGTAGTAATTTGAAtaaacacagacgtattcatacaggagagaaaccacatcactgtgacatctgtggtaaatccttctctggaAGCAGTAACTTAACTAtacaccaacgtattcatacaggagaaaaaccatatcactgtgatatctgtgacaaaTCCTTTTCAAAAAGTAGTAACTTAATTGCACATGTAGCTATTCATACAGAAGA gtgcagcaatatccaAAGAAGGTTAAAAGGAAAACTAGCTTTTGCATATGGAAAAtacacag TAGAAAACATCAAAGACGAGATTCCGTATTGTAATCACACACGTTCCCCAACTTTTGATACTTTCTGGAGAATTACTATGGAAAGTGTTAATTGCTTGGACACTTCTTACACAAATGATTTTAACGATTCTGATAGAGTTACAAAGGCAGACACTGATGAAGAACTGTTACACGTTGAGACATTAACTAAACAAAGATCATTAGAGGGAAATGTTACCAAACATCGCTGTGAGATTTGTAAGAAGATATTCCCTTCGGAACACGAGTGCTTcgtacacaaagaaacacacaacaAGGAAACTCCTTTCCAGTGTAAAATATGTGGAAAGTATTTTGTTTCTAACTGTAATTTAATAaatcacaggagaaggcactCTGGACAAAAGCCATTCTTTTGTAGAATATGCGGCAAGTCCTTCGTCTCCAGCAGCGATTTAACCAAACACAAACGAATTCACACCGGAGAAAAGCCttataattgtaaaatatgtggtaaatctttcattCAGAGCTCACATCTTGCAGttcacaaacgaattcatacgGGACAGAGACAGTTCTCTTGTGAAATGTGCGGGAAATCTTTCGTTAGTAACAGCAATTTGTACAGGCACAAAATGACGCACGTTACGGAAACCCCGTTTCGCTGTGAAAtgtgcggtaaatcattctctgacaatTCTACTCTTGTTATTCACAAACGTAGCCACACCGGGGAGAAACCGTTCCCTTGTGAAACGTGCGGGAAATCTTTTATTACTAACGGTCATTTGACGAGTCACAGAAGGGTCCACACGGGAGAGAAACCGTTCCGCTGTGAAACGTGTGGGAAATCTTTCACCACGAACAATAACTTAAAAACGCATAAAATAATCCACTCTGGAGAAAAATCGTTTCATTGTGACATATGCGGCAAGTCTTTTATTAATAATTCGAATCTCATTATCCACAAACGGagtcatactggagagaaaccctATCGTTGTGACGTGTGTCATAAAGCATTTGTCTCCAATAGTGttttaaacaaacacaaactatTACACAGCGGACAAAAACCGTTTCACtgcaaaatatgcggaaaatcaTTCTGTGATATTTATAGTCTTGGATCTCATCAACGAGTCCACACTGGGGAAAAaccgtatcagtgtgatatttgtggtaaatctttctctgatggTTCTAACCTCGTTGTTCATAGAAGActacatactggagaaaaaccgttCTTTTGTGAGACTTGCGGCAAATCGTTCACCGATAATTCAAATCTTGTCACCCACATACGTAGTCACACTGGCGAAAAGCCCTTCAACTGTGAGACCTGTGGCAGGTCTTTTGTTTCAAACGGTGACTTAACAAAGCATGTACGGACACACACGGGAGAAAAACCGTTCCATTGTAGAATCTGCGGGAAATCTTTCGTACGGAATTCTGGTCTTGTTATCCACAATCGTAGACACACTGGGGAAAAGCCCTTCCATTGTGAATTATGTGAGAAGTCATTTGTCCACAACAGTTACttaaacagacacaaacaaatacatacttgA